The Leptospira sp. WS60.C2 genome includes the window CTAGGCGTTTTTTTAGTTCCTCGATCACCTCTTCCATACTCATGTTAGGTGCATTTTGTTTTTGTTCATCCGAGAGATGTTTGGGAATATTTTCTTCCAACCATTCCATAAGGATGTCACGAAATTGGATTCTTTGTTCTTTCCAGCTACCAAAGGTTTTTCCAAAAGCTACATCATAGGAATCATAGTGCTTTAGATCTTTTGCAAAATTAAGTCTACCCACCCGATACAATTGATCGAGAGTGATGTAACCAGTTGGGTCGGTTAGTTTTCTGATACTTTCTAAAAACGCGATGAGTTCTCCCGTGGAACAAGGAACCGTTTCTTTTCGCAATTGATAGAAAAAATCAAGAAACATATTAGTTTAGATACACTCTATAATCATCTTCCGATTTGAATAACGTTCCAGCGTAGGGAATTTTACTGGAATCTAAGGTTTCTCCCGAGACTAGAAGTACTTGGATCCAATCGAGAAGTTCGCTCGTGGAAGGTTTTTTTCGGAGGCTTTCAATTTTACGAATGGAATAAAACATGGCAAGTGCCTTTTCCATAAATTCTGTCTCAATGGAGGGAAAGTGAGCCTTGATGATTTCTTTCATCGACTCCCGTTTAGGAAATTCTATATAATGAAAAATACAACGGCGTAAAAAGGCATCCGGTAGTTCTTTTTCGTTATTCGATGTGATGATGACAATCGGACGTTCTTTGGCAACAATGTGTTCCTTAGTTTCTGGGATAAAAAATTCCATTTTGTCTAATTCGAGTAACAAATC containing:
- a CDS encoding AAA family ATPase, with protein sequence MADYILSEDLKEAVLVAEITKRPLLLKGEPGTGKTLLASFLAETKKLPFYRWHIKSTSLAKEGLYFYDAVSRLNDSRFPEEEAMNRVRDVKNYIRLGALGEAFLQPNKSVVLIDEIDKADIEFPNDLLLELDKMEFFIPETKEHIVAKERPIVIITSNNEKELPDAFLRRCIFHYIEFPKRESMKEIIKAHFPSIETEFMEKALAMFYSIRKIESLRKKPSTSELLDWIQVLLVSGETLDSSKIPYAGTLFKSEDDYRVYLN